From Streptomyces durmitorensis, a single genomic window includes:
- a CDS encoding acyl-CoA dehydrogenase family protein yields MPFPALDAVDPLNLEALLTDEERAVRDTVRQYLDAEVEPHIAGWFESGELPGLPELAREFGKMGLLGMHLEGYGCAGMSARAYGIACRELEATDSGLRSFVSVQGSLAMFALHRFGSDEQKQEWLPRMAEGSAIGCFGLTEPDHGSDPSSMTTRARSDGDGWILDGRKMWITNGSVAAVAVVWARTQDGVRGFVVPTDTPGFSAPVIKHKMSLRASVTSELVLDGVRLPASALLPGASGIGAPLTCLNEARYGIVWGVTGAARSAWRSARDYALQREQFGRPIAGFQLTQQKLVDMALELHKATLTALHLSALKDSPAGVHPAQISFGKLNNVREAIEICRTARTILGANGISLEYPVIRHANNLESVLTYEGTSEMHTLALGQALTGHAAFR; encoded by the coding sequence ATGCCGTTCCCCGCCCTCGACGCCGTCGACCCGCTGAACCTGGAGGCGCTCCTCACCGACGAGGAACGCGCCGTGCGCGACACGGTCCGCCAGTACCTCGACGCCGAGGTCGAGCCGCACATCGCCGGCTGGTTCGAGTCCGGCGAGCTGCCCGGCCTGCCCGAACTCGCCCGGGAATTCGGCAAGATGGGCCTGCTCGGCATGCATCTGGAGGGCTATGGGTGTGCCGGGATGTCGGCGCGCGCCTACGGCATCGCCTGCCGCGAGCTGGAGGCGACCGACTCCGGTCTGCGCTCCTTCGTCTCCGTGCAGGGGTCGTTGGCGATGTTCGCCCTCCACCGCTTCGGCTCCGACGAGCAGAAGCAGGAGTGGCTGCCGCGCATGGCCGAAGGCTCGGCCATCGGCTGCTTCGGCCTGACCGAGCCCGACCACGGCTCCGACCCGTCCTCCATGACCACCCGCGCCCGGAGTGATGGCGACGGCTGGATCCTCGACGGCCGCAAGATGTGGATCACGAACGGTTCGGTGGCGGCCGTCGCCGTCGTCTGGGCGCGGACGCAGGACGGCGTACGCGGCTTCGTCGTGCCCACCGACACCCCCGGATTCTCCGCGCCGGTCATCAAGCACAAGATGTCGCTGCGCGCGTCCGTCACCAGTGAACTCGTCCTGGACGGCGTCCGGTTGCCCGCATCCGCACTGCTCCCCGGGGCGAGCGGTATCGGCGCCCCGCTCACCTGCCTGAACGAGGCGCGCTACGGCATCGTCTGGGGCGTCACGGGCGCCGCACGCTCGGCCTGGCGGTCGGCGCGCGACTACGCCCTGCAGCGCGAGCAGTTCGGCAGGCCGATCGCGGGCTTCCAGCTGACGCAGCAGAAGCTGGTGGACATGGCCCTCGAACTGCACAAGGCGACGCTGACCGCCCTGCACCTGTCCGCCCTCAAGGACTCACCGGCCGGGGTCCACCCGGCACAGATCAGCTTCGGCAAACTGAACAACGTACGCGAGGCCATCGAGATCTGCCGCACCGCGCGCACGATCCTCGGCGCCAACGGCATCTCGCTGGAGTACCCGGTGATCCGGCACGCCAACAACCTCGAGTCGGTGCTGACCTACGAGGGCACGAGTGAGATGCACACGCTAGCCCTCGGCCAGGCGCTCACCGGCCACGCGGCCTTCCGCTGA
- a CDS encoding amidohydrolase, with product MPPAATTAASLALDVTSGLKTRDLEDLYQDLHRHPELSFQEHRTAGLLAERLRSAGFAVTTGVGGTGVVGVLHNGDGPVVWLRGDMDALPVTETTGLAYASTVDGVMHACGHDMHVTWLTFAAEALAAARETWSGTLVVIGQPAEEAGGGARAMVADGLHERFPRPDAVFGQHVAPGPAGLVAHTPGLIMSAADDLHIVVPGVGGHGSRPEATVDPVVTAAYIVTRLQTVVSREVAASDAVVLTTGQFHAGQRPNIIPSEARLGLNLRTQDVNVRERVLSAVRRIVEGECQAAGCPAPPEVSIGASFPATVNDADLDAEIAALHRELFGAGSVIDFGPAMGSEDFSLLVPTGVPYDFWFVPSTPKDAWQAAAGQELSQKITAVPANHSPLFAPDLSVLLPGVRTLVGAALHKLAA from the coding sequence ATGCCCCCGGCAGCCACCACCGCAGCGAGCCTGGCCCTGGACGTGACCTCAGGGTTGAAGACGCGTGACCTCGAGGATCTGTACCAGGACCTGCACCGCCACCCCGAGCTCTCGTTCCAGGAGCACCGCACGGCCGGCCTCCTCGCCGAACGGTTGCGGAGTGCCGGGTTCGCGGTGACCACCGGTGTGGGCGGGACGGGCGTCGTGGGCGTCCTGCACAACGGTGACGGGCCCGTGGTGTGGCTGCGCGGCGACATGGACGCGCTGCCCGTCACGGAGACCACGGGCCTCGCGTACGCCTCCACCGTCGACGGCGTGATGCACGCCTGCGGCCACGACATGCACGTCACCTGGCTGACGTTCGCGGCCGAGGCGCTCGCGGCCGCCCGGGAGACCTGGTCGGGCACGCTCGTGGTGATCGGGCAGCCCGCCGAGGAGGCGGGCGGCGGGGCTCGGGCGATGGTCGCCGACGGGCTGCACGAACGCTTCCCCCGGCCCGACGCCGTCTTCGGCCAGCATGTCGCCCCCGGTCCCGCGGGGCTCGTCGCCCATACGCCGGGGCTGATCATGTCGGCCGCCGACGACCTGCACATCGTGGTGCCCGGCGTCGGTGGCCACGGTTCACGGCCCGAGGCCACCGTCGACCCGGTGGTGACGGCCGCCTACATCGTCACCCGGCTCCAGACCGTCGTGTCCCGTGAGGTGGCCGCATCGGATGCGGTGGTGCTCACCACGGGGCAGTTCCACGCGGGTCAGCGGCCCAACATCATCCCGTCGGAGGCGCGGCTCGGGCTCAATCTCCGTACGCAGGACGTGAACGTGCGCGAGCGGGTCCTGTCCGCCGTCCGCCGCATCGTCGAAGGAGAGTGCCAGGCCGCCGGGTGCCCCGCGCCGCCCGAGGTGAGCATCGGCGCGAGCTTCCCGGCCACCGTGAACGACGCGGACCTCGACGCGGAGATCGCGGCCCTGCACCGCGAACTGTTCGGTGCGGGCAGCGTGATCGACTTCGGGCCCGCGATGGGCAGCGAGGACTTCTCCCTCCTCGTGCCCACCGGGGTGCCCTACGACTTCTGGTTCGTGCCCTCGACCCCGAAGGACGCCTGGCAGGCGGCCGCGGGCCAGGAGCTCAGCCAGAAGATCACCGCGGTGCCGGCCAACCACAGCCCGCTGTTCGCCCCGGACCTCTCGGTCCTGTTGCCGGGCGTGCGGACGCTGGTGGGCGCCGCGCTGCACAAGCTGGCCGCCTGA